One window of the Thermococcus sp. P6 genome contains the following:
- a CDS encoding nucleotidyltransferase domain-containing protein produces MNLEELNGFVQRLVDYLGGEATVILFGSYARGDYNLASDFDIIVVSDRLKGNPLRRTRELYRLNEEFLPVDIIAYTRKEFLRAMENLSPSALDAMKYGKVLHDDGFYKFAKRKFEELKKKGLRKERYWMMAG; encoded by the coding sequence ATGAACTTGGAAGAACTTAATGGTTTTGTTCAAAGGCTTGTCGATTATCTGGGGGGTGAAGCTACGGTAATCCTCTTCGGCTCCTACGCCAGAGGAGATTATAATCTGGCGAGTGATTTCGACATAATCGTGGTCTCTGATAGACTAAAGGGGAATCCTCTCAGGAGAACTAGGGAACTTTACAGGCTAAACGAGGAATTTCTTCCCGTGGACATAATAGCGTACACGAGAAAGGAGTTTTTGAGGGCAATGGAAAACCTCTCACCTTCCGCCCTGGATGCGATGAAGTACGGGAAGGTGCTCCATGATGATGGATTTTATAAATTTGCAAAGAGGAAATTTGAAGAACTTAAGAAAAAGGGATTGAGAAAAGAGCGGTACTGGATGATGGCCGGGTGA
- a CDS encoding HEPN domain-containing protein, whose translation MFKESEYERWMKEARRTLKSAYLDLQQGYYEWASFKSQQAGELAVKAILRGLGLAPVGHSITRLFRELKDRGFGIPKTILYRAMELDRNYITPRYPDAYPEGSPYEYYSEEIARELVSYAETIIKFVEGLKDELGRT comes from the coding sequence ATGTTCAAGGAAAGCGAATATGAGAGATGGATGAAGGAAGCCAGAAGAACGTTGAAGTCTGCTTATCTGGATCTGCAACAGGGATACTATGAGTGGGCCAGCTTTAAATCCCAGCAAGCGGGGGAATTGGCTGTCAAGGCCATTTTACGGGGTTTAGGCCTTGCCCCAGTGGGACATTCCATAACCCGGCTTTTTCGGGAACTGAAAGACAGGGGGTTTGGCATTCCAAAAACGATTCTATACCGTGCGATGGAACTGGATAGGAACTACATAACTCCTCGTTATCCGGATGCGTATCCCGAGGGCTCCCCCTATGAATACTACTCCGAAGAAATAGCCAGAGAACTCGTTTCCTATGCTGAAACGATCATCAAGTTTGTTGAGGGTCTTAAAGATGAACTTGGAAGAACTTAA
- a CDS encoding UDP-N-acetylglucosamine 3-dehydrogenase yields the protein MLRVGVVGVGNMGRHHARIYSELSREGKVEFVGVADANVERAKEMASKFKTDAFGDYRDLIGTVDAVSIAVPTSLHRQVAMEFIENGASVLVEKPIAESIESAKEIISAAKRNNVTLMVGHVERFNPGVLKLKEVLEDGILGRVVTMNAKRVGPMVTRIADVGVIVDLAVHDIDVMSFISNSRVKEVYAKARNVKHPAKVEDYALILLGFENGVDGIIETNRLTPHKTRTLTVVGTEGIAQLDYIEQSLKVYNSEWVREAKIQKKEPLRLELEHFVECVEKGAKPLVSGEDGLHALEVAVKALESAKRDEVVRV from the coding sequence ATGCTCCGTGTAGGTGTTGTTGGCGTTGGAAACATGGGAAGACATCACGCAAGGATTTACTCTGAGCTGTCAAGGGAAGGAAAGGTAGAGTTTGTTGGTGTTGCTGATGCCAACGTTGAGAGGGCTAAGGAGATGGCTTCCAAATTTAAGACGGATGCTTTCGGTGACTACAGGGATTTAATAGGTACGGTTGACGCGGTCAGCATAGCCGTCCCGACTTCCCTTCACAGGCAGGTTGCCATGGAGTTTATTGAGAACGGCGCCAGTGTTCTGGTGGAAAAGCCCATAGCCGAGAGCATTGAAAGTGCCAAGGAAATTATATCCGCAGCCAAGAGGAACAACGTCACCCTGATGGTCGGGCACGTGGAGAGGTTCAACCCGGGCGTTCTGAAGCTGAAGGAGGTTCTTGAGGATGGGATCCTTGGTAGGGTAGTCACTATGAACGCCAAGAGGGTTGGCCCGATGGTCACGAGAATAGCGGACGTTGGGGTGATAGTTGACCTGGCGGTTCACGACATAGACGTGATGAGCTTCATCTCGAACTCCCGGGTTAAGGAAGTTTACGCAAAAGCAAGGAACGTTAAGCATCCTGCCAAAGTGGAGGACTACGCACTGATCCTGCTCGGCTTTGAGAACGGGGTTGATGGGATTATAGAAACCAACCGTTTAACCCCTCACAAAACCAGAACCCTAACAGTCGTTGGCACCGAGGGGATAGCACAGCTTGATTACATAGAGCAAAGCCTTAAGGTATACAATAGCGAATGGGTCAGAGAGGCCAAGATTCAAAAGAAAGAACCCCTGAGGCTTGAGCTTGAGCATTTTGTTGAGTGCGTTGAAAAAGGAGCGAAACCTCTGGTGTCGGGAGAAGATGGGTTGCATGCGCTTGAAGTTGCCGTGAAAGCCTTGGAAAGCGCTAAAAGAGATGAAGTTGTGAGAGTGTGA